The genomic interval GCCTGAAGAGTCTAAAAATCTCTGGTTCGCCAGACGTAATGCCAGTCAATCCATCACCATTTACGGCAGCAAAAAACTGAACGAAGACATCACCGTTCCTCGCAGTAAACTGCCTGCCCTTCTTAAAGCCATTGGTGAAATTGCGCAAAAATACAACGTCACCGTGCCATGTTTTGGTCACACAGGTGATGGCAACGTTCACACAAACGTCATGGTCGATGGCAGTGATCCTAAACAGCTTGAGATCGGGCATCACGCGATCGAAGAGATATTTAAAGCAACTGTAGCCTTGGGTGGCACGCTCAGTGGAGAACACGGCATCGGGCTGAGTAAAGCACCGTTTATGCACCTCGCCTTTAGTGAAGGTGAAATGGAGCTTTTCCGCTCGGTCAAAAAAGCGTTTGACCCCAATAATATTTTGAATCCTGCCAAAATGGGACTCTGATGTGATCGATTGCAAAGCGTCTTGACATCTCTTCTTTTAATGACTATAGTTATCAGAGCTATTATGGGGTTTTTGATTTAATATATTTTTACTAGAATGTGAGATTTTTGGTGGATTGGAATGCTACACTATGAAACTTAAAGATGTAACAAAAAAAAGATATAGTTGATATTTTAATTGACTAAAGTATTCGTTTCTCAATACAGTCTTAAAACGCAAATAAAAAAATTCTGAAATGGAGGTTTTATGAATATTCATGAGTATCAGGCCAAAGAGATCTTTAAGAGATACAATGTTCCCACGCCAAGTGGCTATGTCGCCTTTAGTGTTGAAGAGGCTGTTGAAAATGCAAAGAAACTGGGTGGCTCTATCTGGGTGGTTAAAGCGCAAATTCACGCAGGTGGACGCGGTCTTGGTGGTGGCGTAAAACTTGCTCGAAGCTTAGATGAAGTCAAAACACTTGCAAACGAAATTCTTGGTATGACCTTGGTCACTCACCAAACTGGACCTGCGGGCAAACTGGTTCAGAAAGTCTATATCGAAGAGGGTGCTGATATTGCAGATGAGCTTTATTTGGGTATTGTTTTAGACCGCGCTCGTGAAATGCCAGTGATTATGGCATCACGTGAAGGCGGAATGGAGATTGAAAAAGTAGCCGCAGAAGCACCTGAAAAGATCATCAAAGTGGCAGTAGATCCTTTTATTGGATTTCAAGCCTTTCATGGTCGTGAGTTAGCGTACGGTCTTGGTCTTGCAAAAGAAGAGATCAGCAGTTTTATTAAATTTGCAGCAGCTTTGTATAAAGTTTATATGGAAAACGATGCTGAGATGATCGAAATCAACCCACTGGTCAAAACCAAAAGCGGCGCTTTTATAGCCCTCGATGGTAAAATGGGCTTTGATGATAACGCACTTTTCCGTCACCCAGACATCGAAGCAATGCGCGATGAGAGTGAAGAAAACCCCATTGAACGTGAAGCTTCAGGCTATGGGCTGAGCTACGTCAAACTCGATGGCAATGTTGGCTGTATGGTCAATGGCGCTGGTCTTGCGATGGGTACGATGGATACCATTAATCATGTGGGTGGGAATCCTGCAAACTTCTTAGACGTGGGCGGCGGAGCCAATGCTCAAACCGTTGCTAAAGGCTTTGAGATTATCCTCAAAGACCCCAACGTCAAATCAATCTTTGTCAATATTTTTGGTGGAATCGTACGATGTGATCGTATCGCCAATGGCATCTTAGAAGCGACAAAGCTTGTGGATGTGCATGTTCCTGTCATCGTTAGATTGGATGGAACGAACGCCAAAGAGGCCGCTGAAATTTTGAAAAATGCAAATATTAAAAATATTATTACGGCAAGTGATCTTAACGATGGTGCGATTAAAGCCGTCGCTGCTGCTAAAGGAAACTAATTATGAGCATATTGATTGACAAAAATACAAAAGTAATCGTTCAAGGTTTTACGGGCAAAGAGGGTAGTTTTCATGCGGAACAATGTTTAGCATACGGTACGAAAATAGTCGGTGGTGTAACACCAGGTAAAGGTGGCACAGAGCATTTGGGTCAACCCGTATTTAATACCGTTCGTGAAGCCGTTGTGGTAACAGGCGCAACCGTGAGTATGGTATTTGTTCCACCTGCCTTTGTGGGTGATGCTGTCTTAGAAGCAGCCGATGCGGGCATTGAATTGGCGGTAATTATTACAGAGGGTTCACCCGTACGTGACATGCAAAGAGCTAAAGCGTACGCCGTTAAAAAAGGGATGAAAACCATTGGACCTAACTGCCCAGGTATTATCACTGCAGAAGAGTGTAAGATCGGCATTATGCCAGGCTCCATCTTCAAAAAGGGCAACATCGGACTGATCAGTAAATCAGGCACATTGACCTATGAAGGTGCGAACCAAGTCTGTAACGAAGGCTTTGGCATTACGACGGCCGTTGGTATTGGAGGCGATCCTATTATTGGACTCTCTTACATTCAACTTCTTGGCATGTTTGAAGCAGACTCTGAGACTGAAGCGATTGTCATGATCGGTGAAATCGGAGGTGATCTTGAAATCCAAGCTGCCAAATATATTCAAGAGCACATCAAAAAACCTGTTGTTGCCTTTATCGCAGGTCAAAGTGCGCCCAAAGGTAAACGTATGGGCCATGCAGGTGCAATTGTGAGTGGCAGTGCAGGAACAGCAGCGGAGAAGATGGAAGCGCTGAGCAATGCAGGCGTACACGTTGTAAAATCTCCTGCTGAAATTGGAAAAAAGATAGCTGAAGTTTTGAAAAAATAATAATGATTAAGTGAGCTAGATGGTGCTCTATTGTACAATCTAGCCACTATTAAAAGATAATTGCAACGAAAAGATTTAGGATAAGGAGAGAGAAGAATGGGTTTAATTACCGCTCCAAGTAATACACCAGTATGGGTTAATGTCTCCAGGTGTAAAGCTTGTGATATTTGTGTCAGTATGTGTCCAGCAGGTGTTTTAGCAATGGTTCAAGCACCCAATTCGACACTGGGTTCGATGATAGAGGTTGTTGTTCCAGATGCCTGTATTGGATGTCGGGATTGTGAATTACATTGTCCTGATTTTGCTATTTACGTAGCGGATAAAAGCGAATTTAAGTTTGCAAAACTTTCTGAAACCTCTAAAGAGAGAGCCGAGAAAGTCAAACAAAATAAATTTAGAAAACTGAGCGAATAAGGATCATTGATGGCAAGAGAAGTAATATCAAGCGGCAATGCCTTAGTAGCAAAAGCGGCAGTAGAATGTGGATGTAAATTTTTTGGAGGCTATCCTATTAC from Sulfurospirillum multivorans DSM 12446 carries:
- the sucC gene encoding ADP-forming succinate--CoA ligase subunit beta; this encodes MNIHEYQAKEIFKRYNVPTPSGYVAFSVEEAVENAKKLGGSIWVVKAQIHAGGRGLGGGVKLARSLDEVKTLANEILGMTLVTHQTGPAGKLVQKVYIEEGADIADELYLGIVLDRAREMPVIMASREGGMEIEKVAAEAPEKIIKVAVDPFIGFQAFHGRELAYGLGLAKEEISSFIKFAAALYKVYMENDAEMIEINPLVKTKSGAFIALDGKMGFDDNALFRHPDIEAMRDESEENPIEREASGYGLSYVKLDGNVGCMVNGAGLAMGTMDTINHVGGNPANFLDVGGGANAQTVAKGFEIILKDPNVKSIFVNIFGGIVRCDRIANGILEATKLVDVHVPVIVRLDGTNAKEAAEILKNANIKNIITASDLNDGAIKAVAAAKGN
- the sucD gene encoding succinate--CoA ligase subunit alpha, with the protein product MSILIDKNTKVIVQGFTGKEGSFHAEQCLAYGTKIVGGVTPGKGGTEHLGQPVFNTVREAVVVTGATVSMVFVPPAFVGDAVLEAADAGIELAVIITEGSPVRDMQRAKAYAVKKGMKTIGPNCPGIITAEECKIGIMPGSIFKKGNIGLISKSGTLTYEGANQVCNEGFGITTAVGIGGDPIIGLSYIQLLGMFEADSETEAIVMIGEIGGDLEIQAAKYIQEHIKKPVVAFIAGQSAPKGKRMGHAGAIVSGSAGTAAEKMEALSNAGVHVVKSPAEIGKKIAEVLKK
- a CDS encoding 4Fe-4S dicluster domain-containing protein, yielding MGLITAPSNTPVWVNVSRCKACDICVSMCPAGVLAMVQAPNSTLGSMIEVVVPDACIGCRDCELHCPDFAIYVADKSEFKFAKLSETSKERAEKVKQNKFRKLSE